The Flavobacterium faecale genomic sequence TATAGTAGTTAATTTATCTTTTGTTAAATCGAAAATATTATAATTCACTCAGATTTTTAGTTGCGCTCCTCTATAGCAACATAATAAAAACTGATTGGTCTAGCTCTTTTTTTAAATTATAAAAACTTACTTTTGTGCTGCAATAAAATTAAACACAATTTATTATGTCTGATACTATCGAAAAAATCAAATGCCTTATTATAGGTTCTGGGCCAGCGGGCTATACTGCGGCTATATATGCAGCAAGAGCAAACATGAATCCGGTTTTATACCAAGGAATGCAACCCGGTGGACAATTGACTACGACTAATGAAGTAGAAAACTGGCCTGGTAATCCTGAAGGAATTACTGGACCTGAAATGATGATCGGATTACAAGCTCAAGCGGAGCGTTTTGGTACTGATGTTCGTGATGGATGGGCTACCAAAGTAGATTTTTCTGGTGGTGTTCATAAAGTTTGGATCAATGATCAAATCGAATTACACTGTGAAACGGTTATTATCTCAACTGGTGCTTCTGCAAAATATTTAGGATTAGCATCTGAGCAACACTACTTGCAAATGGGAGGTGGAGTTTCTGCTTGTGCTGTTTGTGATGGATTCTTTTATAGAAACCAAGAAGTGGTTATCGTAGGAGCTGGAGATTCTGCTTGTGAAGAGGCGCATTACCTTTCTAAACTTTGTAAAAAAGTAACAATGTTGGTGCGTAGCGAAAAGTTTAGAGCTTCTAAAATCATGGAAGAGCGTGTTCGTAAAACTGAAAATATTTCGATTTTGATGAATCACGATACGGTTGAAGTGCTAGGTGACAACCAAGTAGTAACAGGAGTGAGAGCGTTGAACAAAACAACTGCTGAAACTTTTGACATCGAAGCAACAGGATTTTTTGTTGCTATTGGTCACAAACCAAATACAGACATCTTCACAGATTTCCTTAATCTTGATGAAACAGGTTATATTATTGGTATCCCAGGTACCTCAAAAACAAATGTAGAAGGTGTTTTTGTAGCAGGTGATGCTGCAGATCATGTATACCGTCAGGCAATTACTGCTGCGGGTACTGGTTGTATGGCTGCACTTGATGCTGAGAGATATTTGGCAGCACAAGAGTAAGCTGTTATCCTTATAAAGTAAAAAAGAGTCACTATTCCTTATATAGTGACTCTTTTTTTTGCTTTCGAATAATCGAATTATTTTGTTTTCTTGAATAATTTAACCTCATCGGCAAAGTTGACCATTTCGATTTTTGGCGAGCCAATTAACTGAATTTCTGATTTTCCGTTTGCGCTAATTGAGATATCTGTTTCGGCATTAATACTGCAATTAGAATAGCTTTCGGCAATCAATTTAATGTTTTTGCAACTGAATTTTCGTCCTGTAAAATTCCCATTGTTGTCCAATCTTATTTTTGCATTTGTTGAGTTCCCTTCAATTTCAGCAGTTGTTTTTTGATACAAATCACAAGTAAAATTTTCCGTTTTTACCAAAGCCTTTAAAAATGAATTTTGACTTAAAATAACTTTCCCTTTTTCAGATTTCAAATTTAATTCTGTTCGTACTTTGTCATTCGTTTCCAAAACAAAATTCTTTGTATTAACATTCAAAAATAATTTAGCTTCATTGTATGCCTTGACTTTCAAAGTATCAAGTTGAAGTTCTTGGAGTGCATTGATCATCGCTTCGT encodes the following:
- the trxB gene encoding thioredoxin-disulfide reductase; this encodes MSDTIEKIKCLIIGSGPAGYTAAIYAARANMNPVLYQGMQPGGQLTTTNEVENWPGNPEGITGPEMMIGLQAQAERFGTDVRDGWATKVDFSGGVHKVWINDQIELHCETVIISTGASAKYLGLASEQHYLQMGGGVSACAVCDGFFYRNQEVVIVGAGDSACEEAHYLSKLCKKVTMLVRSEKFRASKIMEERVRKTENISILMNHDTVEVLGDNQVVTGVRALNKTTAETFDIEATGFFVAIGHKPNTDIFTDFLNLDETGYIIGIPGTSKTNVEGVFVAGDAADHVYRQAITAAGTGCMAALDAERYLAAQE
- a CDS encoding GIN domain-containing protein, translating into MKKTTTILLLLLCTSLAFAQTKEKIKGSKAVTTKLENLTGFKSIEVGDNLEIYLEKGESPSLKIEADDNLHDIIATSVKDSVLYLSTTKEAYRFKKMMVYVTYTNALGLVTAKNEAMINALQELQLDTLKVKAYNEAKLFLNVNTKNFVLETNDKVRTELNLKSEKGKVILSQNSFLKALVKTENFTCDLYQKTTAEIEGNSTNAKIRLDNNGNFTGRKFSCKNIKLIAESYSNCSINAETDISISANGKSEIQLIGSPKIEMVNFADEVKLFKKTK